A single genomic interval of Cucumis sativus cultivar 9930 chromosome 7, Cucumber_9930_V3, whole genome shotgun sequence harbors:
- the LOC101218196 gene encoding E3 ubiquitin-protein ligase SP1, which produces MLPWGGISCCLSAAALYLLGRSSGRDAELLKSVTRVNQLKELAQLLEAEHLLPLVVAISGRVSSDTPINCEFSGLRGVIVEETAEQHFLKHNDAGSWIQDSALMLSMSKEVPWYLDDGTGRAFVLGARNATNFILPVVSEVFEESGRSLMRGTLDYLQGLKMLGVKRIERVLPTGTSLTVVGEAAKDDIGTIRIQRPHKGPFYVSPKTIDQLISNLGKWARWYKYASMGLSIFGLYLVTKHVILYLMERRRRWELQKRVLAAAAKRSSQENEGEIEKASNGTDGTKRDRSMPDLCVICLERDYNAVFVPCGHMCCCVACCSHLTNCPLCRRRIELVVKTFRH; this is translated from the exons ATGCTTCCGTGGGGAGGTATTAGCTGCTGTTTGAGTGCAGCTGCTCTTTATCTTCTTGGAAGGAGTAGTGGCCG GGATGCGGAGTTACTGAAATCTGTCACGCGGGTCAATCAGTTGAAGGAATTGG CTCAATTGCTTGAGGCAGAACATTTGTTACCTTTGGTCGTTGCAATTTCTGGAAGAGTTAGCTCTGATACACCAATAAATTGTGAATTTAGTGGTTTAAGGGGTGTAATTGTGGAGGAAACG gcAGAACAACATTTTCTAAAGCACAACGATGCAGGATCATGGATTCAGGATTCTGCACTGATGCTCTCCATGAGCAAAGAAGTTCCTTGGTATCTG GATGATGGGACTGGTCGTGCGTTTGTGCTGGGAGCTCGAAATGccacaaattttatattaccaGTAGTGAGTGAGGTATTTGAAGAATCTGGCAGATCCCTTATGCGTGGCACTTTAGATTATCTCCAAGGTCTTAAG ATGCTTGGAGTTAAGCGAATTGAGCGTGTTCTACCTACCGGTACTTCCTTGACTGTTGTTGGTGAG GCAGCCAAAGATGACATTGGTACAATCAGAATTCAACGTCCACACAAGGGACCATTTTATGTCTCCCCAAAAACCATTGATCAACTCATAAGCAATCTTGGGAAGTGGGCCAG GTGGTACAAGTATGCTTCCATGGGCTTGAGTATATTTGGTTTGTATCTGGTTACAAAGCATGTCATTCTTTATCTCATGGAGAGAAGGCGTCGCTGGGAATTGCAGAAAAG GGTCCTCGCTGCAGCTGCCAAAAGATCAAGCCAAGAAAATGAAG GGGAAATTGAAAAGGCCAGCAATGGAACAGATGGTACAAAGAGAGACCGGTCAATGCCAGATCTTTGTGTAATATGTCTCGAGAGAGACTACAATGCTGTTTTTGTCCC GTGCGGCCATATGTGCTGTTGTGTAGCATGTTGTTCACATTTAACAAACTGTCCACTCTGTCGTCGACGAATTGAGCTGGTAGTTAAGACCTTCCGCCATTGA
- the LOC101217959 gene encoding elongation factor Tu, mitochondrial produces the protein MASVALRNSISKRLLAHSAPLSWCCRGSVSSPSSISELLSRNDGASSSTPSWRSMATFTRTKPHVNVGTIGHVDHGKTTLTAAITKVLAEEGKAKAIAFDEIDKAPEERKRGITIATAHVEYETAKRHYAHVDCPGHADYVKNMITGAAQMDGGILVVSGPDGAMPQTKEHILLARQVGVPSLVCFLNKVDAVDDLELLDLVEMELRELLSFYKFPGDDIPIIRGSALSALQGTNEEIGKQAILKLMDAVDEYIPDPVRQLDKPFLMPIEDVFSIQGRGTVATGRVEQGTIKVGEEVEVLGLSQGPPLKTTVTGVEMFKKILDQGQAGDNVGLLLRGLKREEIQRGQVIAKPGSLKTYKKFEAEIYVLTKEEGGRHTAFMSNYKPQFYMRTADITGRVELPENVKMVMPGDNVTAGFELILPVPLEKGQRFALREGGRTVGAGVVSKVIS, from the exons ATGGCCTCGGTTGCACTCCGAAACTCCATTTCTAAGCGTCTCCTTGCTCACTCAGCTCCATTATCGTGGTGTTGCAGAGGATCcgtttcttctccttcttccatcTCTGAATTGCTTTCCAGAAACGATGGAGCATCTAGTTCCACTCCTTCGTGGAGATCCATGGCTACTTTCACTCGCAC AAAGCCTCACGTGAACGTTGGGACAATTGGGCATGTTGACCATGGAAAGACTACACTGACTGCAGCTATTACGAAG GTATTGGCCGAGGAAGGGAAAGCTAAGGCTATAGCATTTGATGAAATTGATAAAGCCccagaagagagaaagagaggaattACTATTGCAACG GCTCACGTAGAATATGAGACTGCTAAGAGACATTATGCTCATGTAGATTGCCCAGGACATGCAGATTATGTTAAA AACATGATTACTGGAGCTGCTCAAATGGATGGCGGTATTCTTGTTGTTTCTGGTCCTGATGGGGCCATGCCTCAGACGAAAGAGCATATTCTACTTGCACGGCAG GTTGGTGTTCCATCACTCGTGTGCTTTTTGAATAAAGTTGACGCTGTTGATGATCTTGAACTGTTGGACCTTGTGGAAATGGAACTCCGTG AACTTCTCAGCTTCTACAAGTTCCCTGGCGATGACATTCCCATCATTAGAGGTTCTGCTTTGTCTGCATTACAGGgtacaaatgaagaaattggtaAACAGGCTATTCTAAAGTTAATGGATGCTGTTGATGAATACATTCCTGACCCTGTTCGGCAGCTTGACAAACCTTTCCTGATGCCAATTGAAGATGTTTTCTCTATTCAG GGTCGTGGAACTGTTGCTACTGGCCGTGTTGAGCAGGGAACTATTAAAGTTGGTGAAGAAGTTGAAGTTCTAGGGTTATCTCAG GGACCTCCTTTGAAAACTACTGTAACTGGTGTTGAGATGTtcaagaaaattttggatcaAGGACAA GCTGGTGATAATGTGGGTCTCCTTCTCCGTGGtctaaaaagagaagagattcAACGTGGACAG GTCATTGCAAAGCCTGGAAGTCTAAAAACTTACAAGAAATTTGAGGCAGAAATATATGTTCTTACAAAAGAGGAAGGTGGTCGACATACTGCTTTTATGTCCAACTATAAGCCTCAATTTTACATGAGAACTGCAGATATCACTGGGAGGGTTGAATTACCTGAAAATGTTAAGATGGTCATGCCTGGTGACAATGTGACTGCAGGTTTTGAGTTGATTTTACCCGTTCCCCTTGAAAAAG